Below is a window of Streptomyces spongiicola DNA.
CGATCCGTAGCGCCGCCGCAGGCATGCCGAGGCGGCGGCCCCGGCGGCCGCGACCGCGCGCAGGTCGGGCACGCTGCCGGGCCTGCCCCGAGAGCACTGGGGGCCGACGGGGCGCCGGCGGAGGCGGCAGCACCTCCGTACGCGCGCCGCCCGGCGGCCGAGGCGGCGCTGGACCCGGCCCGGCCGAGCGGGCCGGACTTCCGGTCCGGCGGACTTCCGGTCCGGCGGACTTCCAGCCGCAGGGACTTCCCCGGTTGGCCCGCCCTGGGTGGCCCGCCCCGGTTGGCCCGCCCTGGGTGCGCTGAGCGGAGACCGCGCACTGCGCCGCGTCGGCCGGGCGCCTCAGGGCAGCAGCAGCCAGTCCGCCGCGAGGGCCGCCGCCAGGCCCGCGCCCAGCAGATACGTGCCCAGCCGGGTGCGGCCGTGACGGCTGAGTTCGATGACGGCTCCGCACAGGATCACGGCCAGTCCGTACACCCCGACCACGAGCACCGAAGTGCGGCTGGCCAGCCGCACCGCCAGGACCGCGGCCAGCGCCACGAGCACGACAGACGCGGCGGCGATCCGCAGCAGCCGGGCCTGACGGGGGCTCATCCCCGTCGGCGTCTCCGCGGGCACAGGCGTCTCCGCGGGCACAGGCACCTCCACCGTCGCAGGCGGCTCCACGGTCGCGAACGCCCCCGCGTCCACCGGCGCCTCTTCACTCACCGGCGCCTCTGCGTTCACCGGCGCCCCCGTAACCACCGGCGCCCCCGGGGCTACCCGCGCCGACGCGTCCACCGGGACGTCCGGGGGTGTCTCCTGGTCAGAAGCCGTCATGTCCCCGGAGCGTACCCGCCGAGCGGCGGACGGCGTTCGAGACCCGGCCGTTAGGCTGTTCGCATGACGACCGGGGTTCGCCGAAGGATGGGCGTCGCAGAGCGCAGGCAGCAGTTGATCACAGTGGCGCTGGAGCTGTTCAGCCACCGCTCGCCCGACGAGGTGTCCATCGACGAGATCGCCGCTGCCGCGGGCATCTCGCGTCCGCTGGTCTACCACTACTTCCCCGGCAAGCAGAGCCTGTACGAGGCCGCGTTGCGGCGGGCCGCGGAGGACCTCGCGAACCGCTTCACGGAGCGGCGGGAAGGACCGCTCGGCGCAAGGCTGCTGAGGGTGATGCGACGGTTCTTCGACTTCGTCGACGAGCATGGTCAGGGCTTCGCGGCTCTGATGCGGGGTGGTCCCGTGGCCGGCGGCGGGACCGCCGGTGCGGTGATCGAGCAGGTTCGCCAGGCGGCCTACGAGCAGATCCTGGGCCATCTCGGCGTCACCGACCCGGCCCCGCGCCTGCGGCTGGTGGTCCGGTCCTGGGTGTCGCTCGCCGAGTCCACCGCGCTGATCTGGCTCGAGGGGCGGGACGTGCCGCGCGCGGAGCTGGAGCGCCAGCTCGTCCACGACTTCGCGGCGCTGGTGGCGGTGCCGGCGGCGTACGACGACGACATGGCCGCCGTACTGGCGCGCATCATGCGGGACGAGCCGGCCGACGGGCCCCTCGGGGACCTCGCCGGCCGGCTCGCGGACCTGGTGCCGCAGGTGTCGTCCGCGGCGCGGGTGCCGCAGCAGCGCGCCTGAGCCCCCGAGGGGCCGGGCCCGCCGCCGCGGACAGCCGCCGATCGCCGGTCACCGGTCGGCCGCGGACGAGTCACCGGTCACCGATCGCCGGTCGGCCGCGGACGAGCCTCCGGTCAGCCGCGGACGAACACCGCTGCGGTGCGGCCCGGCACCGCGAAGGTGCCGGTGGCGCCGTCGTACGACGACGACTTGGCCACCGCGTCGGCGCCCCCTGCCTGGACGGGGTGCAGCCCGTACGGAGTGCCCGCGAGGGCGCCGATCCGCTGGGTCTGCCGGTCCGGGGTGGCGTTGAACACCACGACCAGGTCGCCGAGGCGCATGGTGATCACGCCGGGCGTCTCCTCCGTCCCGGAGAGGGGGAAGGAGAGCGCCGACCGCACCTTGCCCGCCGTGCCGAGGGAGAACGCCTTCTCGGTCGTACGGATCTTCAGCAGGTCGCGGTAGGCGGCCGAGGTGCCGGTGATCTCCGCGCAGCCGGGCTTCAGCGCGGGCTCGGCCAGCAGCGGCCTGGCGAAGGGCCACTTGGCCTTGTTGTCGGCGGCAGGCGGCAGGCCGCGGCCGAAGCCGTTGCCGTCGCGGCAGTCCCAGTGGACGGGGTTGAACCAGTCGCCGCTGTCGTAGGAGTTGCGGTCCAGCGACTTCGACCGCAGCAGGTCGGTGCCGGCCTGGGACAGCGCGGGCCCCTGGGAGAGAGCGGCCGTCGCCATCGCCAGCACCTGCATCCGGGCCCGGTCGGCGGCGGACACCGACGGCGGCAGCTTGAACGCGAGGGCGTCGTAGAGCGTCTCGTTGTCGTGGGCGTCCGCGTAGGCCAGGGCGTCGCCGGGCTCGTCCGCGTAGCCGGCCGGTGAGCCGTTGTAGTCCACCTCGGAGCCCTTGACCGTGCGGCCCCGGGTGTCGGTGAAGGTGTACGACGCCAGGTTCCCGGACAGCCCGACCTTGATCAGGTCCTGGTAGTGCAGCAGCCGGGCCCGCTGCTCGGCGGGGGTGCCGTTGGCGTCGGAGGCGTTGGGCTCGGTGAACAGGCCGGAGGCGAAGCCCTGCACGCCCGGGTCCTCGTCGAACGGGCCGCCGCCGCGGACGGCGTCGCGCGCCCGGTCGGAGAAGGTGGCGATGCCCGTACCGGCCATGTTCTCCTGGGTGGCCTGGACGAAGCGGGCGTCGTCCGCGATCTCGCCGAAGTTCCAGCCCTCCCCGTACAGGACGATCCTCTTCCCGTCGACGCCGTCCTTCCGCGGGGTGAGCGCGTCGAGGGCCTCGCGGACGGCGAGGATGTTCGCCTTCGGGTGGTGGCCCATCAGGTCGAAGCGGAAGCCGTCGACCTTGTACTGCTTCGCCCAGGTGACGACGGAGTCCACGACGAGCTTGCCCATCATGGCGTTCTCGGGCGCGGTGTTGGCGCAGCAGGTGGACGTGGCCACCGAGCCGTCGTCGAGGAGCCGCTGGTAGTAGCCGGGGACGATCCGGTCCAGTACGGACTTCTCGGACTGGCCGCTCGCGACGGTGTGGTTGTAGACGACGTCCATGACGGTGCGCAGTCCGGCGCCGTTCAGGCCCTGCACCATCCGCCGGAACTCGACCGTGCGGCGGGTGCCCTCGGGGTCGGAGGCGTAGGAGCCCTCGGGGACGGTGTAGTGCAGCGGGTCGTAGCCCCAGTTGTAGGCGTCCTTCGCCGCCGTCCTGGCGACGCAGGCCTGCTGCTCCTCGGAGTCCGGCGGGTATGCCTTCAGGTCGCAGTCCGGTACGGACTGGCCGGACTTCCGCTCGGGGATGGTCCCGATGTCGAAGGCGGGCAGCAGATGGACGTGGGAGGTGCCGCTCTTCGCGAGCGAGGTGAGGTGCTTCATCCCGGCCGAGTCGCGGTCGGTGAAGGCCAGATAGCCGCCCGGGTGCTTCGCGGTGCGGTCGGCGGCCGAGAAGTCCCGGACGTGGAGTTCCTGGATCTGGGCGTCCTTCAGCGGCACGGCCGCCGGCTTGCGGAGCGTGGACCAGCCCTCGGGGGCGAGCTTCGGGTCGGCGAGGTCGACGACGAGGCTGCGGGCGGAGTCCGTGGTGAGGGCGGTGGAGTACGGGTCGGTGACCTTGTTGGTGACGAGCTTCTGCACGCTGGGCGCCCAGACGGTCACGGCGTACCGGTAGGGCTTGCCCCGCCAGCTCGCCGGGCCGGTGACCGACCAGACGCCGGAGGCGTCGTGGCGGCGCATCGGGACGGTCCTGCCGCCGATTTCCAGGGCGACCCGGCGTGCGGTGGGTGCCCAGACCGACAGCGTCGGGCGGCCCTTGCGGAACACCGGCCCGAGCGCGGCCTTCTCGGCCCTGCCCGCGTAGAGGTCGTCGAGGACGCCGGGGATCTGCACTCCGGTGGCGGCGAGCAGCGCCCCGTTCGCCGCCCGCTGGGTGGCGATCAGCTGGCCGCGCAGGGCCTTCTCGACGCGGTCCCGGTCGCGCGGGTCGACGGTGAAGGCGGGGAGGTCCTTCAGATGGGGGAACCTCGCCTTCTGGTCGGCGGTCAGCTCGGACGGGTCGAGGCGCAGCCAGTGCCCCTCGTCGGAGAGTGCGCCGTCGACCACCTCGATGCCGCCGCCGGGCGCGTACACCAGCTGCCGGCTGGCGGCGTCGCTGTGCGCGGCCTTCCACACGACGGTGTCGCGGTCGATGAACTGCGCCTCGGCCTTCGACAGGTCGAGCGAGGGTGCGCCGCCGGTCGTCGGCAGCAGGTACTCGGGCTGACCGGCGAGCATCCACACCTCGCGGCCGTGGGTGCCGAAGGACAGCGACCGGTCGTCCGGCAGGTCCTTCTCGTCGCCCTTGTGGAGGATGTAGCTGAGCGATTCCGCGCCTTCGGCGAGCGGGACCTCGAAGGTGACGCCGTAGGTGTCCCGGCGGACGGGCATCAGCGGCTTCGACCAGTCGGTGGGCTCGGCGGCGCCGGTCCAGACGTGCAGGCCCCAGCCGTCGTAGTCGCCTTCGCCGGAGCCTGCGTCCGGGGAGGTGCCCCCCGGCCGGTGGTAGTGCAGCACGGCCTTCTTCGGGTCCTGCGGCGGGTAGGCGCCGTCGGGTGCGGTGCCCGACTGGCCGTCCTGGCCCTGGGTGATCCAGACCTGGCCGGTGGCGCCGAGGTCGATGGTGCGCTGGGGTCCGTCGGCGGCGCCGTCCTTCTCGACGGTGTACGGGAGGGCCGAGGCGCCCTCGGGGACCTCGACCCAGGCGAAGGCGCCCCAGGCGTCGCGGCCGGTGAACGCGGCCGTGGTCCCGGCGGCCTTCAGCCGCGCGCCGTCGTAGTCCCCGTCGGCGCGCCGGTAGTGGACGACCGCGTGGGTGCGTTCCGCGGCCGTGGGCTTCCCGGGCGGCGGGGCCTGCCCGGCGGTGGTGCCGGCGAGGGCGCTCGCGGTGCGGCCGAGGCTGTCGACGGCGACCGCCTTGTAGCGCAGCGGTGTCCCGGCGGGGGCGGTGATGTGCTGGGTGACCTTGTACGGCGCGTGGTCGGCGGTGCCGAGGGTGCGCCAGGTCCCGTCGCCCACCTGTGCGGCGAAGACGACCCGGTTGAGCTGCCCGCCGCGGACGTCGGCGGAGATCTCCACGGTGCCGGTCGCCCCGGCGGCGGGGGGCTCGAGGGTGAGGGCGGGCCGGGTGGCGGGCGGCGCGAGGGGTCCGGTGGCGCGCAGCACCAGCGACGACAGCGCGGGGACGGTGAGGGTGAGCTTGCCGGCTCGGGCGCGGACGGTGCCGGAACCTCCGTACAGGGTCCGGAACGCGGCCGAGTCCACGGGCACGGTCACGGTCTCGGCGGTGGTGGCGTTGTTGGCGGCCACCAGGTATTCGACGGCCCGGCCGCGCTTCTCGGTGCCGGTGCGGGAGAAGGCGTAGACGGAGTCCCCGGCGTGGCGCTCCCGCTGGGCTCCGTCGCGCAGCGCCGGGTGCTCGCGGGTGAGCTTCGACAGGGCCGCGATGGAGCGGTAGAGGGGGTGGCCGGTGTCGTAGGCGTCGTCGGCGTGGGTGCGGTCGGTGCCGAGCCGGTCGTCGTCGAGGTAGTCGGCGGTCCTCGAGGCGAACATCGTCTGGCGGGCGTCCTTGTCCCCGCCTGCGCCGGTGAAGCCCTGCTCGTCGCCGTAGTAGACGACGGGGTTGCCCCGGCTGAGGAACATCAGCTCGTTGGCGAGGCGGGCCCGCTTCAGCAGCTCCGCTTCGCCGGCGCCGGGGTTGTCCTGCTTCAGGAAGGTACCGATGCGGCCCATGTCGTGGCTGCCGAGGAAGGTCACCTGCTCGTAGGCGTTGGCCTTGTCGGTGGTGTACCGGTAGTCGTCGGCGAAGACGTCCCCGAGCCGGCCGGCGTCGGCGCCCTGCGAGGCGTAGGCGCGGGCCGCGGCCTGGAAGGGGAAGTCGAGGGTCGAGTCGAGCCGGCCCCGGGTGACGTAGGGCGAGGTCACGGCCGGGTCGGCGGAGTAGACCTCGCCGAACATGAAGAAGTCCTCACGGCCGCGTTTGGCGGCGTAGGCGTCCAGCGCGGTGGCCCACTGGGTCCAGAAGTCGAGGTCGACGTGTCTGACGGTGTCGATCCGGAAGCCGTCTATCCGGAAGTCGCGGACCCACTTCTCGTAGATCCGCTTCATGCCCTCGACGACCTCGGGCCGCTCGGTCCACAGGTCGTCCAGACCGACGAAGTCGCCGTACTCGGCGCTCTCCCCGGCCCAGTCGGTGTCGCCCCGGTTGTGGTACATCGTCGGGTCGTTGAGCCACGCCGGGACCTTGCGGACGGCTCCCTCGCCCTTGACGGGCGTGTACGGGAAGGAGTCGGCGTCGACCGCTCCGCGCGGGATGCCCTCGCGGTCGTCGAAGGGGCGGCCGTCCTTGCCGAGGTACGGGTAGGCGCCCTTGGGGCGGTAGCCGTAGGCCTTCTCGGCGTAGTCGACGGTGTCGGCGGTGTGGTTGGTGATGACGTCGAAGAAGACCTTCATGCCCTTGGCGTGGGCCTTGTCGATCAGCGTCTTCAGGTCCCGGTTGGTGCCGAAGTGGGGGTCCACCTGGGTGAAGTCGGTGATCCAGTAGCCGTGGTAGCCCGCCGAGGCGTCCTTGCCGGTGCCCTGGACCGGCCGGTTC
It encodes the following:
- a CDS encoding TetR/AcrR family transcriptional regulator, with protein sequence MTTGVRRRMGVAERRQQLITVALELFSHRSPDEVSIDEIAAAAGISRPLVYHYFPGKQSLYEAALRRAAEDLANRFTERREGPLGARLLRVMRRFFDFVDEHGQGFAALMRGGPVAGGGTAGAVIEQVRQAAYEQILGHLGVTDPAPRLRLVVRSWVSLAESTALIWLEGRDVPRAELERQLVHDFAALVAVPAAYDDDMAAVLARIMRDEPADGPLGDLAGRLADLVPQVSSAARVPQQRA
- the pulA gene encoding pullulanase-type alpha-1,6-glucosidase, with the translated sequence MTPPSRGRRRTVAAALAVAVCAALAPAVPAAAAKPPSPPSDARLAAEPTRHDLTREQFYFVLPDRFANGDRRNDRGGLTGSRLRTGYDPTDKGFYQGGDLKGLTERLDYIKGLGTTAVWLAPIFKNRPVQGTGKDASAGYHGYWITDFTQVDPHFGTNRDLKTLIDKAHAKGMKVFFDVITNHTADTVDYAEKAYGYRPKGAYPYLGKDGRPFDDREGIPRGAVDADSFPYTPVKGEGAVRKVPAWLNDPTMYHNRGDTDWAGESAEYGDFVGLDDLWTERPEVVEGMKRIYEKWVRDFRIDGFRIDTVRHVDLDFWTQWATALDAYAAKRGREDFFMFGEVYSADPAVTSPYVTRGRLDSTLDFPFQAAARAYASQGADAGRLGDVFADDYRYTTDKANAYEQVTFLGSHDMGRIGTFLKQDNPGAGEAELLKRARLANELMFLSRGNPVVYYGDEQGFTGAGGDKDARQTMFASRTADYLDDDRLGTDRTHADDAYDTGHPLYRSIAALSKLTREHPALRDGAQRERHAGDSVYAFSRTGTEKRGRAVEYLVAANNATTAETVTVPVDSAAFRTLYGGSGTVRARAGKLTLTVPALSSLVLRATGPLAPPATRPALTLEPPAAGATGTVEISADVRGGQLNRVVFAAQVGDGTWRTLGTADHAPYKVTQHITAPAGTPLRYKAVAVDSLGRTASALAGTTAGQAPPPGKPTAAERTHAVVHYRRADGDYDGARLKAAGTTAAFTGRDAWGAFAWVEVPEGASALPYTVEKDGAADGPQRTIDLGATGQVWITQGQDGQSGTAPDGAYPPQDPKKAVLHYHRPGGTSPDAGSGEGDYDGWGLHVWTGAAEPTDWSKPLMPVRRDTYGVTFEVPLAEGAESLSYILHKGDEKDLPDDRSLSFGTHGREVWMLAGQPEYLLPTTGGAPSLDLSKAEAQFIDRDTVVWKAAHSDAASRQLVYAPGGGIEVVDGALSDEGHWLRLDPSELTADQKARFPHLKDLPAFTVDPRDRDRVEKALRGQLIATQRAANGALLAATGVQIPGVLDDLYAGRAEKAALGPVFRKGRPTLSVWAPTARRVALEIGGRTVPMRRHDASGVWSVTGPASWRGKPYRYAVTVWAPSVQKLVTNKVTDPYSTALTTDSARSLVVDLADPKLAPEGWSTLRKPAAVPLKDAQIQELHVRDFSAADRTAKHPGGYLAFTDRDSAGMKHLTSLAKSGTSHVHLLPAFDIGTIPERKSGQSVPDCDLKAYPPDSEEQQACVARTAAKDAYNWGYDPLHYTVPEGSYASDPEGTRRTVEFRRMVQGLNGAGLRTVMDVVYNHTVASGQSEKSVLDRIVPGYYQRLLDDGSVATSTCCANTAPENAMMGKLVVDSVVTWAKQYKVDGFRFDLMGHHPKANILAVREALDALTPRKDGVDGKRIVLYGEGWNFGEIADDARFVQATQENMAGTGIATFSDRARDAVRGGGPFDEDPGVQGFASGLFTEPNASDANGTPAEQRARLLHYQDLIKVGLSGNLASYTFTDTRGRTVKGSEVDYNGSPAGYADEPGDALAYADAHDNETLYDALAFKLPPSVSAADRARMQVLAMATAALSQGPALSQAGTDLLRSKSLDRNSYDSGDWFNPVHWDCRDGNGFGRGLPPAADNKAKWPFARPLLAEPALKPGCAEITGTSAAYRDLLKIRTTEKAFSLGTAGKVRSALSFPLSGTEETPGVITMRLGDLVVVFNATPDRQTQRIGALAGTPYGLHPVQAGGADAVAKSSSYDGATGTFAVPGRTAAVFVRG